A stretch of Coccidioides posadasii str. Silveira chromosome 2, complete sequence DNA encodes these proteins:
- a CDS encoding uncharacterized protein (EggNog:ENOG410PHA9~COG:U,Y~BUSCO:733at33183): MSILPQEIHTALSQLLLGLSTADNLVRTQAEEQLNNEWVQGRPDFLLMGLAEQLQAAEDTNTRSFAAVLFRRIAGRSVKDPNSTDTRRLFFTLMPEQRLAIRQKLLQALNGETVSSVRNKVGDAVAAIAEQYSESGEPWPELLGVLFQASQSSDTGLRESAFRIFSTTPQIIEKQHEETVLGVFSKGFKDEHISVRISAMEAFASFFGSLHKKSQPKFFSLVPDLLNILPPLKEADESEELSKAFIALIDIAEICPRMFKPLFNNLVKFSISVISDKELSDQVRQNALELLATFADYAPTMCKKDANYAQDMVTQCLSLMTDVGLDDDDASEWGASENLDLEESDKNHVAGEQCMDRLANKLGGQVILPPTFSWVPRMISSSSWRDRHAALMAISAISEGCGDLMVGELDQVLALVVPTLQDQHPRVKFAGCNALGQMSTDFAGTMQEKYHSVVLGCLIPSLMSEHPRVQAHAAAALVNFCEEAEPAILEPYLEQLLGHLVQLLQSPKKFVQGQALCTIATIADSAESTFANYYDRLMPMLFNVLREEQSKEYREIRAKAMECATLIALAVGKEKMGQDALTLAQLLAHIQQNITDADDPQSSYLLHCWGRMCRVLGPDFIPYLPGVMPPLLQVAAAKADVQILDDETQIQEVEQDGKWDLLPLKDKVIGIKTSVLEDKNMAIDLITIYAQVLEAAFEPYVVEPLEKIAIPGLAFFFHDPVRVSCAKLIPHLLNSYKKAHGDRSPEFFQLWSKTAEKIIECLSAEPAVDTLAEMFQCFYESVEIAGKNSLTQDHMQAFIEATRSTLEDYQIRVKKRMEDRAEAEEGDDETLSFDYEAEEDQNLLSDMNKAFHTIFKNHGASFLPAWERILPFYDAFVVTSEPTQRQWALCVIDDVLEFCGERSWNYKDHIIQPLINGMRDDNAANRQAASYGVGIAAQKGGIAWSEFVAASIPTLFQVTQHREARAEDHVFATENACASIAKILHFNASKVQNPQEVAENWINTLPILNDEEAAPYGYSFLAQLIDQRNPAVFANAEKAFTYVVQALDAESIQGAVANRIVASVKQLVASTNVNAEQVLSIVKPEKQMIVRRFFQ, translated from the exons ATGTCAATCTTACCACAAGAGATCCACACTGCTTTATCGCAGTTGCTGTTGGGCCTTTCAACAGCCGACAATCTCGTGCGCACACAAGCTGAGGAGCAGTTGAATAATGAGTGGGTTCAGGGACGCCCGGATTTCTTGCTTATGGGGCTGGCAGAACAATTACAAGCTGCGGAGGATACAAAC ACACGGTCTTTTGCAGCAGTTCTTTTTCGACGGATAGCGGGACGATCGGTAAAGGATCCGAATTCGACTGATACAAGGAGATTATTCTTCACCCTGATGCCAGAGCAGAGATTGGCCATTCGTCAGAAATTGCTGCAAGCATTAAACGGTGAAACAGTATCTAGTGTGCGTAATAAAGTTGGAGATGCGGTGGCAGCTATCGCCGAACAGTACTCTGAGAGCG GAGAGCCATGGCCAGAGCTGCTTGGTGTTCTCTTCCAAGCAAGCCAATCTTCTGATACGGGCCTTCGCGAATCGGCGTTCCGCATATTCTCCACCACACCACAAATCATTGAGAAGCAGCACGAAGAGACTGTCCTAGGTGTATTCTCGAAAGGATTCAAAGATGAGCACATTTCG GTCCGAATCTCTGCGATGGAAGCGTTTGCATCTTTCTTCGGATCCCTACATAAAAAGTCTCAGCCTaaattcttttctttggTGCCCGATCTTTTGAATATTCTCCCTCCACTTAAAGAAGCAGATGAAAGTGAGGAGCTGTCTAAGGCTTTCATAGCCCTCATAGATATTGCCGAGATTTGTCCCAGGATGTTCAAACCACTTTTCAATAACTTGGTTAAGTTCAGTATAAGTGTGATTAGCGACAAGGAACTTTCAGACCAAGTCAGGCAAAATGCACTGGAGCTTCTGGCAACATTTGCTGATTATGCACCAACAATGTGCAAGAAGGACGCGAACTATGCGCAGGATATGGTGACTCAATGCCTTAGTTTGATGACTGATGTTGGtcttgatgatgatgatgcgtCCGAATGGGGAGCTTCAGAAAAT CTTGATCTTGAAGAGAGCGACAAGAATCATGTTGCTGGCGAGCAATGCATGGATCGACTTGCCAATAAACTAGGCGGACAGGTTATTCTTCCTCCAACGTTCAGCTGGGTGCCAAGAATGatttcatcctcctcatgGCGCGATAGACATGCCGCCCTGATGGCTATCTCCGCTATTTCAGAGGGCTGTGGTGATCTGATGGTCGGTGAGCTGGATCAAGTTCTTGCGCTTGTTGTTCCAACACTACAGGACCAGCATCCTCGCGTGAAATTTGCAGGCTGCAATGCTCTAGGACAAATGAGCACTGATTTCGCTGGTACTATGCAAGAGAAGTATCATTCAGTGGTTCTTGGTTGCCTCATCCCTTCTTTGATGTCGGAACACCCACGAGTCCAAGCCCACGCCGCAGCTGCTCTGGTCAACTTCTGCGAGGAGGCGGAGCCCGCTATTCTGGAGCCATATCTTGAACAGTTGCTAGGACATCTCGTTCAACTGCTTCAAAGTCCGAAGAAGTTTGTTCAGGGACAGGCTCTCTGCACAATAGCCACCATCGCTGACTCGGCGGAAAGCACATTTGCCAATTACTACGACAGACTTATGCCAATGTTGTTTAATGTTCTAAGGGAAGAACAGTCTAAGGAGTACCGGGAAATCCGAGCCAAGGCTATGGAATGTGCTACGTTGATCGCATTAGCTGTTGGCAAGGAAAAGATGGGCCAAGATGCCTTGACGCTGGCTCAATTACTTGCCCATATCCAGCAAAATATAACTGATGCGGATGATCCACAGTCATCCTACCTCCTCCACTGCTGGGGTCGCATGTGCCGTGTCCTAGGTCCCGATTTTATTCCATATCTTCCTGGCGTTATGCCGCCTCTCCTTCAAGTTGCTGCTGCAAAGGCGGATGTCCAAATCCTCGATGATGAGACGCAAATTCAGGAAGTCGAGCAGGATGGAAAATGGGATCTACTCCCACTGAAGGATAAAGTTATTGGGATTAAAACCAGTGTCCTTGAAGACAAGAATATGGCAATTGACCTGATCACCATATACGCCCAAGTCCTTGAAGCCGCTTTTGAGCCATACGTTGTCGAACCGCTTGAAAAGATTGCGATACCCGGCCTTGCATTCTTCTTCCACGATCCTGTCAGGGTTTCTTGTGCCAAACTTATTCCCCATTTGTTGAATTCATATAAGAAGGCCCATGGCGACCGTTCACCAGAGTTTTTCCAGTTATGGTCCAAAACTGCTGAGAAAATTATTGAGTGCCTTAGTGCAGAACCTGCAGTTGATACCTTAGCGGAGATGTTTCAGTGTTTCTATGAATCTGTGGAGATTGCTGGCAAAAATAGTTTGACGCAGGATCACATGCAGGCGTTTATTGAGGCCACTAGATCAACGCTCGAGGACTATCAGATCCGTGTGAAGAAGCGTATGGAAGACAGGGCTGAAGCTGAGGAAGGGGACGACGAGACGCTTTCATTTGACTACGAAGCCGAAGAGGACCAAAATCTGCTGAGTGACATGAACAAAGCTTTCCATACAATCTTCAAAAATCACGGCGCATCATTTTTACCGGCCTGGGAACGCATCCTTCCCTTCTATGACGCCTTTGTTGTGACCTCTGAACCAACTCAGAGACAATGGGCTCTTTGTGTGATCGACGACGTCCTCGAATTCTGCGGCGAGCGGTCTTGGAACTACAAAGATCACATCATACAGCCATTGATAAATGGAATGCGAGACGACAACGCAGCCAACAGACAGGCTGCTTCATATGGTGTTGGTATTGCAGCTCAAAAAGGTGGTATCGCATGGAGCGAATTCGTAGCCGCCAGTATCCCAACTCTATTCCAAGTAACACAGCACAGAGAAGCTAGAGCCGAGGACCATGTGTTTGCTACAGAAAATGCTTGCGCCAGCATTGCCAAAATTCTACATTTCAATGCCAGCAAAGTGCAGAACCCACAGGAAGTGGCCGAGAATTGGATCAACACACTCCCAATTCTAAACGACGAGGAGGCAGCTCCTTATGGCTATTCCTTCCTTGCACAGTTAATTGATCA ACGAAACCCGGCCGTCTTCGCAAATGCTGAAAAGGCATTCACCTACGTTGTTCAGGCACTTGATGCTGAGAGTATTCAAGGTGCAGTTGCCAATAGAATTGTTGCTTCGGTGAAGCAACTCGTTGCGTCAACCAATGTGAACGCGGAGCAGGTTCTATCAATCGTCAAACCCGAGAAACAGATGATTGTGCGCCGATTCTTCCAATGA